The DNA region taattttattcatttgattttgttgataatcattatcaataaaaaaatcaagttcatAATAATCTGTTGGTTCAAATAAATTAGCATCATTCCAACAAATTGGTGgttcaattgatatttcatCTGTTGAAATTGCTGATACTGTTGTTGATACTGGacacatatttatttgacaattatcatcaatatttgttgttaaaaaaacatcTTTTAATGatgtatcatatttattttttcgatcaatattatcaaaattttctgTACTATGAGCATCAACAATTTcaacacaattatttattaatttttttttatttttatcattatttattaatttttttaaccataataattcttttttttttttctttaaatttttctttttattattacagccatcatcatcatcttcagttaaatcaatatgaataattttttttttattattcaatttacgTTTTAcagatgttaaattattatttataattatttttttattattatttttattatttgcatttaaGCAAGAAACCTCGTGTTATGGAACTTTTGTTTTATTCtcataaatcaaataattatcaatgatattttttaaattaaaataatcttgttttaataaatattttataaagctattattattattcaatgattttggctcaatattaatacataattttgaattttttaaatagctaTATAATGATGTTGGTGAATACTGACCAAGTAGAGTACAAGcaattttatcaatgtatttttctttatcaatattacaatttattaattttcgcCAAGTTATTAAGATCAATAAATGTCATGCATACGTTTCATcagaaataattgttaattttgatgataaatcatcagtattcatatttttaaatgaatatattacctcaattatatttttaaatatatcactgtaattattatcaataaattttgatcTTAATAGAGATTGTACGATGTGATCAGTTGAATTatcaagataaatattaaatgcatttataaattttgatatcaaCAATGCtgattcatttgataaattattttcactgttgttttgtttgtaaaatgttattaattccatgtcaatattaattgtcattaattttgacattttttcaaaatacaatgtataatcatcaatttcatatttattattaagccaataaaaataaaaaaatgtcataacTTGATTTAcctgattttttaatatctcaGCATTATCTAGATTTTCATAACACTGATCAATTTCATTTGacacatttttaatataaatatccaTCATATTTTCCAAGTTTTTGTAACTTTTTGATCCAACTGATGAACAAATCATCTTTTCAAATCTTGGATACCACAAGAATGCATTATtttccatgtttttttttttttttttagattgattagagctttaattatttatctgtaaacattgtaaaaaataaaagccatTAGtgacaagttaaaaataatttaatcaattttttaataatcaattatcaatttacttacttttatttttttatatattttttaatgtatcattaaaatttgcaaTAAATAGACAAAGTaaacacaaatattattttcttttttgtgtACATGTCACACACaatagaaaaacataaaaaaaaaaaaaaacattaacaattgatagatagtaaatataaaatgggcgcgcttcattttttttttttttttttttattatagttatGTTTTTTCATCAGGTTGCatgattgaatttaattttttggctTAAAACAGTTTTCAACTTTGCTactgtttaatattaatattcaaaatattatgataGTTATCATATAAatgcaaataattaattaataaataaaacaattaatttaattttgcaataatataaaatctaggaatttttatatcatcgaGTTTGAACGTgaatttagtaaaaataaaaatgtctaaaTTAACGTCAAAAAGGAGCTGTAATTGAAGCTAAATTCACGTATGTGACATGGCGTCCGGGTAGAAAGAAAGTTAATAATCTAAAATAAGCGTTAATGTTGTTTTTAtgacattgataaatattatattattgataattattttccaaAGATACTGGCATTGATGGTAATGCATGCGAGGAAACCACAAAGAATCAACGATGGGTAGGGACTTGAAATTATCTCAAATACTCCAAAATTATACTTGCTctatcaatgttttttttttttttttttttttttatccaactattattattatttattgagattttttttttttattagactgacattaaaaaaatatctcaaaattgtcaaacaataattaaatgtcattaattattttctaaattttatttaatattaatttttctaatattttctgCATCAATTTTGTATTGCATtatctctttctctctttttatttttttttttttcatttattttccttcTCTCTTACTGtctatcattaaaaaaaaatatacaacacaACGGCCATTGggtttttttgacattaaaatatataatatttacaactaatataatgtattaattaatttatatatttattattaattatttatgtataaattaatcatattattatttttattttcaggtaCTTTGAAAAACACCAGGCCCATCCCtatcaagtaaatatataacatttaatatttattaaatataaaacaacaaagaataataataataatattatttaaataaataaataaaaaaaaaaagataattataatttatcaaatagtttataaatgttttttaacatttattttttgatattaaaattcatcaattgagACAATATAAATTGTCATAAAGAACTACTGTCAaactccaaaaataaaaaaaaaaaaaaacaaaaatataacgTGAATATTAGTTGTTTTCAACAagttttgatgaatttaataatttttataattatttattatgaaatactGTTAATAACTAATGAttaacgtaattttttttttttttttttaattgtaattttttaagtaaaaaacaTAACCTcacttgaataaaaatcaatagttGTTGAACACAATCTTGACATGAAcactttgaaaataatttatggtCAAAATATGCATGTaagattgtttataaaattattaataattattatttaatgagaatatgttgttgttattatatatttgtttattttttttttttcttgtaaaaatTAGAATGCCAAGTACGGTGGTTCTAAGGGTGGTTACTCCTCGTCAACTGTGTCGTCAGATGGACGTTACGAAGGACGAATGCGAGATTCACCAAATGGTAATTCATACAGTCCAGCTGGTGGAATGGGTATGGGTATGGCTGTCGATCGTGATAGCCCTAGAAGTTATCCATCAAAACCATTATACAAAAAGGAGAGAGAAAATAGAGACTACAAAATACCCTCTTCTAGGGACAAATATTCCGGTaagatttatttaatgtttataaacattttatcataaagaaattaaagGAGTTAATTATACATGTCATTGTTGATCTTCAAGatgatcatttaattttaaatgtgtatattataatattaagtctataaaattaattgctcgtattttatttgaacaagtgatactttaaaataaaaaaaacaaacatattAAAGTTTGTTTTGAGTGATAATTTAAGCTTGACATAATAATATTCCTATTgcagcaataaaaaaatgaaactttCATGTGTAGATTGTGCACGATCTCCAAAGGACAAGAGAAATCGAGACAGTCGGGATTCTGAGCACAGGACCAACCATGATAGGAGTGGAAACgaggtaatttaataattaatatttcattaaatatttataattacttcTAGACATGTCATAAATTTGTTTACATTTAATACTTGATTTagctaaattattttaaatcatattttatataatttcaatcaACAGATATTACATCCCATAAAATTGACATCAAATTCATCAAGGGATTCATCTCTACGAAAATCAGTAGCACACAATTCTTGTCaggtaattataatttataaaataaaaattatttattattgtgattgatattaattgatgtaattattaaataataatttttaaggaTAAAAGAGTTGATGAACGAGGTGGTACAAGTAGTGGAATAACAagtagtggtggtggtagtagtAGTGGCACTGGTACTGGTGGTGCAGGTAGTAGTACTGGTGGTACTGGAGGTGGTGTTATGGAAAGAACAGCTAGATTTGGCGACTGGTCAGAGCATATGAGTTCGTCTGGTAAAAAGTATTACTACAATTGCAAAACAGAAGTATCACAGTGGGAAAAACCACGTGAATGGATTGTACGAAATGACAACAATAATAGACAACGTCAATCAAATGATTATTCATCTAGGTCAAGTAAGTTGTcatgatgatatttatttatttattattatttcattgttatttctTTGGAGATCAATGACAATGACCCCAATGaaagagaataaataaataattaaattttaacaatatttaattaatgtttagGTCATGATAAACATTCCAACTCGCGTTCAAATAGCAGTGGCAATACTCGTGACAATAAATCATCACGACAATCAGACAAACGTGAATATTGGGCATCATGTAGCAGTGGAAGTAGTGGAAACATTGGTGGTGGTAGTAGTAATAATGTTGGTGGTAATAGTGGTATTGGCAGTGGTAGTGGTAATGGTAGTGGTGGAAGTTGTAGTAGTGGAAGTAGCAGTAGCAAAGATGAAATTGCAACACGTGAACAACGTGAACGTGATAGAGAACGTATTGTACGTGATCGTGAAAGAGAACGTGAACGTGATATTCGTGATCGTGAACGTTCTGATTCACGTGAACAACGTGGTGAACGTGATAGAAATGATAATTCTATACATGAACAAGATATGGGTATTGAACGTCAAGCACAAGATATGGATATATCACCAGGTGATTCAACACCAACATCCGAgccattaaattcaaatattaatgataataatatttcacaaGGACCAGTTTTACTTGCAACAGCATTACCAAGATTAACATCACAACCACCATCAACACCACAAACACCACAATCACATTGTAAAATTGGTAATTCACCACCAACATCAACACAACAAAATAATGCAAATTCCGGACCTGGTCCACCTGTTACACTTGCTA from Aphidius gifuensis isolate YNYX2018 linkage group LG5, ASM1490517v1, whole genome shotgun sequence includes:
- the LOC122856924 gene encoding WW domain-containing adapter protein with coiled-coil isoform X6 — encoded protein: MNTLKIIYGQNMHNAKYGGSKGGYSSSTVSSDGRYEGRMRDSPNGNSYSPAGGMGMGMAVDRDSPRSYPSKPLYKKERENRDYKIPSSRDKYSDCARSPKDKRNRDSRDSEHRTNHDRSGNEILHPIKLTSNSSRDSSLRKSVAHNSCQDKRVDERGGTSSGITSSGGGSSSGTGTGGAGSSTGGTGGGVMERTARFGDWSEHMSSSGKKYYYNCKTEVSQWEKPREWIVRNDNNNRQRQSNDYSSRSSHDKHSNSRSNSSGNTRDNKSSRQSDKREYWASCSSGSSGNIGGGSSNNVGGNSGIGSGSGNGSGGSCSSGSSSSKDEIATREQRERDRERIVRDRERERERDIRDRERSDSREQRGERDRNDNSIHEQDMGIERQAQDMDISPGDSTPTSEPLNSNINDNNISQGPVLLATALPRLTSQPPSTPQTPQSHCKIGNSPPTSTQQNNANSGPGPPVTLANLPRILSQITGTKEQTDITPQKALQTIQTAIFLSRQSSSNDRAGSSNDLMAPLKVDTSGNIPLTNEGPPTPTHSETQDCIDARKSSPGAINSSVQGICSLQGISTFGTLSSLGNGGGLQALSRVQPPLTPSLTPSLANHYREDLTQHVRAFPADILEKQAQKLGEEAHTMGSLQCTRVSAELKTARSIVRLTEIQATLQEQRILFLRQQIQTLEELKSQNSFMSDDS
- the LOC122856924 gene encoding WW domain-containing adapter protein with coiled-coil isoform X4, coding for MVMHARKPQRINDGYFEKHQAHPYQNAKYGGSKGGYSSSTVSSDGRYEGRMRDSPNGNSYSPAGGMGMGMAVDRDSPRSYPSKPLYKKERENRDYKIPSSRDKYSDCARSPKDKRNRDSRDSEHRTNHDRSGNEILHPIKLTSNSSRDSSLRKSVAHNSCQDKRVDERGGTSSGITSSGGGSSSGTGTGGAGSSTGGTGGGVMERTARFGDWSEHMSSSGKKYYYNCKTEVSQWEKPREWIVRNDNNNRQRQSNDYSSRSSHDKHSNSRSNSSGNTRDNKSSRQSDKREYWASCSSGSSGNIGGGSSNNVGGNSGIGSGSGNGSGGSCSSGSSSSKDEIATREQRERDRERIVRDRERERERDIRDRERSDSREQRGERDRNDNSIHEQDMGIERQAQDMDISPGDSTPTSEPLNSNINDNNISQGPVLLATALPRLTSQPPSTPQTPQSHCKIGNSPPTSTQQNNANSGPGPPVTLANLPRILSQITGTKEQTDITPQKALQTIQTAIFLSRQSSSNDRAGSSNDLMAPLKVDTSGNIPLTNEGPPTPTHSETQDCIDARKSSPGAINSSVQGICSLQGISTFGTLSSLGNGGGLQALSRVQPPLTPSLTPSLANHYREDLTQHVRAFPADILEKQAQKLGEEAHTMGSLQCTRVSAELKTARSIVRLTEIQATLQEQRILFLRQQIQTLEELKSQNSFMSDDS
- the LOC122856924 gene encoding WW domain-containing adapter protein with coiled-coil isoform X2 yields the protein MVMHARKPQRINDGYFEKHQAHPYQNAKYGGSKGGYSSSTVSSDGRYEGRMRDSPNGNSYSPAGGMGMGMAVDRDSPRSYPSKPLYKKERENRDYKIPSSRDKYSDCARSPKDKRNRDSRDSEHRTNHDRSGNEILHPIKLTSNSSRDSSLRKSVAHNSCQDKRVDERGGTSSGITSSGGGSSSGTGTGGAGSSTGGTGGGVMERTARFGDWSEHMSSSGKKYYYNCKTEVSQWEKPREWIVRNDNNNRQRQSNDYSSRSSHDKHSNSRSNSSGNTRDNKSSRQSDKREYWASCSSGSSGNIGGGSSNNVGGNSGIGSGSGNGSGGSCSSGSSSSKDEIATREQRERDRERIVRDRERERERDIRDRERSDSREQRGERDRNDNSIHEQDMGIERQAQDMDISPGDSTPTSEPLNSNINDNNISQGPVLLATALPRLTSQPPSTPQTPQSHCKIGNSPPTSTQQNNANSGPGPPVTLANLPRILSQITGTKEQTDITPQKALQTIQTAIFLSRQSSSNDRAGSSNDLMAPLKVDTSGNIPLTNEGPPTPTHSETQDCIDARKLASPGAINSSVQGICSLQGISTFGTLSSLGNGGGLQALSRVQPPLTPSLTPSLANHYREDLTQHVRAFPADILEKQAQKLGEEAHTMGSLQCTRVSAELKTARSIVRLTEIQATLQEQRILFLRQQIQTLEELKSQNSFMSDDS
- the LOC122856924 gene encoding WW domain-containing adapter protein with coiled-coil isoform X1 encodes the protein MVMHARKPQRINDGYFEKHQAHPYQNAKYGGSKGGYSSSTVSSDGRYEGRMRDSPNGNSYSPAGGMGMGMAVDRDSPRSYPSKPLYKKERENRDYKIPSSRDKYSDCARSPKDKRNRDSRDSEHRTNHDRSGNEILHPIKLTSNSSRDSSLRKSVAHNSCQDKRVDERGGTSSGITSSGGGSSSGTGTGGAGSSTGGTGGGVMERTARFGDWSEHMSSSGKKYYYNCKTEVSQWEKPREWIVRNDNNNRQRQSNDYSSRSSHDKHSNSRSNSSGNTRDNKSSRQSDKREYWASCSSGSSGNIGGGSSNNVGGNSGIGSGSGNGSGGSCSSGSSSSKDEIATREQRERDRERIVRDRERERERDIRDRERSDSREQRGERDRNDNSIHEQDMGIERQAQDMDISPGDSTPTSEPLNSNINDNNISQGPVLLATALPRLTSQPPSTPQTPQSHCKIGNSPPTSTQQNNANSGPGPPVTLANLPRILSQITGTKEQTDITPQKALQTIQTAIFLSRQQSSSNDRAGSSNDLMAPLKVDTSGNIPLTNEGPPTPTHSETQDCIDARKLASPGAINSSVQGICSLQGISTFGTLSSLGNGGGLQALSRVQPPLTPSLTPSLANHYREDLTQHVRAFPADILEKQAQKLGEEAHTMGSLQCTRVSAELKTARSIVRLTEIQATLQEQRILFLRQQIQTLEELKSQNSFMSDDS
- the LOC122856924 gene encoding WW domain-containing adapter protein with coiled-coil isoform X7, translating into MKLSCVDCARSPKDKRNRDSRDSEHRTNHDRSGNEILHPIKLTSNSSRDSSLRKSVAHNSCQDKRVDERGGTSSGITSSGGGSSSGTGTGGAGSSTGGTGGGVMERTARFGDWSEHMSSSGKKYYYNCKTEVSQWEKPREWIVRNDNNNRQRQSNDYSSRSSHDKHSNSRSNSSGNTRDNKSSRQSDKREYWASCSSGSSGNIGGGSSNNVGGNSGIGSGSGNGSGGSCSSGSSSSKDEIATREQRERDRERIVRDRERERERDIRDRERSDSREQRGERDRNDNSIHEQDMGIERQAQDMDISPGDSTPTSEPLNSNINDNNISQGPVLLATALPRLTSQPPSTPQTPQSHCKIGNSPPTSTQQNNANSGPGPPVTLANLPRILSQITGTKEQTDITPQKALQTIQTAIFLSRQQSSSNDRAGSSNDLMAPLKVDTSGNIPLTNEGPPTPTHSETQDCIDARKLASPGAINSSVQGICSLQGISTFGTLSSLGNGGGLQALSRVQPPLTPSLTPSLANHYREDLTQHVRAFPADILEKQAQKLGEEAHTMGSLQCTRVSAELKTARSIVRLTEIQATLQEQRILFLRQQIQTLEELKSQNSFMSDDS
- the LOC122856924 gene encoding WW domain-containing adapter protein with coiled-coil isoform X5; this translates as MNTLKIIYGQNMHNAKYGGSKGGYSSSTVSSDGRYEGRMRDSPNGNSYSPAGGMGMGMAVDRDSPRSYPSKPLYKKERENRDYKIPSSRDKYSDCARSPKDKRNRDSRDSEHRTNHDRSGNEILHPIKLTSNSSRDSSLRKSVAHNSCQDKRVDERGGTSSGITSSGGGSSSGTGTGGAGSSTGGTGGGVMERTARFGDWSEHMSSSGKKYYYNCKTEVSQWEKPREWIVRNDNNNRQRQSNDYSSRSSHDKHSNSRSNSSGNTRDNKSSRQSDKREYWASCSSGSSGNIGGGSSNNVGGNSGIGSGSGNGSGGSCSSGSSSSKDEIATREQRERDRERIVRDRERERERDIRDRERSDSREQRGERDRNDNSIHEQDMGIERQAQDMDISPGDSTPTSEPLNSNINDNNISQGPVLLATALPRLTSQPPSTPQTPQSHCKIGNSPPTSTQQNNANSGPGPPVTLANLPRILSQITGTKEQTDITPQKALQTIQTAIFLSRQQSSSNDRAGSSNDLMAPLKVDTSGNIPLTNEGPPTPTHSETQDCIDARKLASPGAINSSVQGICSLQGISTFGTLSSLGNGGGLQALSRVQPPLTPSLTPSLANHYREDLTQHVRAFPADILEKQAQKLGEEAHTMGSLQCTRVSAELKTARSIVRLTEIQATLQEQRILFLRQQIQTLEELKSQNSFMSDDS
- the LOC122856924 gene encoding WW domain-containing adapter protein with coiled-coil isoform X3 codes for the protein MVMHARKPQRINDGYFEKHQAHPYQNAKYGGSKGGYSSSTVSSDGRYEGRMRDSPNGNSYSPAGGMGMGMAVDRDSPRSYPSKPLYKKERENRDYKIPSSRDKYSDCARSPKDKRNRDSRDSEHRTNHDRSGNEILHPIKLTSNSSRDSSLRKSVAHNSCQDKRVDERGGTSSGITSSGGGSSSGTGTGGAGSSTGGTGGGVMERTARFGDWSEHMSSSGKKYYYNCKTEVSQWEKPREWIVRNDNNNRQRQSNDYSSRSSHDKHSNSRSNSSGNTRDNKSSRQSDKREYWASCSSGSSGNIGGGSSNNVGGNSGIGSGSGNGSGGSCSSGSSSSKDEIATREQRERDRERIVRDRERERERDIRDRERSDSREQRGERDRNDNSIHEQDMGIERQAQDMDISPGDSTPTSEPLNSNINDNNISQGPVLLATALPRLTSQPPSTPQTPQSHCKIGNSPPTSTQQNNANSGPGPPVTLANLPRILSQITGTKEQTDITPQKALQTIQTAIFLSRQQSSSNDRAGSSNDLMAPLKVDTSGNIPLTNEGPPTPTHSETQDCIDARKSSPGAINSSVQGICSLQGISTFGTLSSLGNGGGLQALSRVQPPLTPSLTPSLANHYREDLTQHVRAFPADILEKQAQKLGEEAHTMGSLQCTRVSAELKTARSIVRLTEIQATLQEQRILFLRQQIQTLEELKSQNSFMSDDS